TTCATCCCAACTTGCTGAGTCTCCGATGAAATCTCCACCGTTGACGTTCCAGAAACTGAGGAGGTTATTATCATTACAAGATGTATATGCCGGTTGATTGAAAGCCACCGTATGTTGGTTCCAATAAGGATGATTATGTGGCTGAAGCGGCGGCTCGTGGGACAAGGAGTCTACTACGCGGTGGCTTGTGTGGTCTGAATCTAAGCTGCTTGTCTTAGAACACGTGTCGGTTAAGGTGATAACTGGTTTTCGGTTTGGTGGTACGATGGTTGGGTTTCTGTGAGACGTGACCCGTTTGAAGATTCTGCATAGTGTCCATACCTCCTGTGAGAAAAACAAGACGGAcccattataaatttattcCAACTGTAATAATACCTGATAGCAATTTATGAATGCGTGATGcacttttgttattattacgACTATCGAATCTTCAAATGCTATaaagaaatttcaaatataCATAACTGTCCATTAATTGCCATTGACTCAATGAAAAGTCTGAATTTCACTAAGAGAATCCGATTCTAACAACAATAGGTCAATATGTACACGAAATTACATAAAACTAATGGATGATATCATTATAGTGGTTATAGTTATGCTGATGAATGGATGAATTCGTTATATCCAAGCTAAATTGTTAAGGAAACGAAACTTAATTCATTGTAGACATTAGAGCTTAATTAGTGATCTtcgtgtgaaacaaaaatttagttggtctatttttaacaaaaaggtTAGGGGCCATACTGAGAAGAAAATGTGGTGTAGCTTTCTCAATAGCTCTAGCTCGTTTGGAAATGTGTTCGTGACTGACTTTTTAAAGCACTTAATTAAACGCTAGGAATTTTAGAAACTTGTCTCTTCAAAAATGGACAAGATGGCTTAGCCTAATGAGTGATGATACCTTTCTTAGTTATATAAAcgggttttctttttcaattttgttaacAGAACAATGTAGattaattacaaaagaaaaaatatttaaaacaaaaacaaaaacactcacAGCTTGTTGAGCTGGCGAGTCGGTTTTTGTGGTAGAGGGGAGGCGGAATTCATGCATCATCCAATCGGTTTTGGTGCCTTTACCGGCAGAACCAAGATAATAAACCAGAGATTTCTTGAGACCCACACAATCTAGTTTGGAGTAAACCGGTTTATCAATACCAGTGGCTTTCCAGAATCCTGAACCGGTGACTCGATTTGGTCTAACGCTATTTCTGTATTTCCTACCTCTCATGCAGAAGAAGTACCACTCCTTTTCCCCGGCGCTGCTCACTCCTGATAAGATCCACCGTAACAGCTCTTATTAATttcgtaaaaaaatatttatagaaaacgaaaactaaaacaaactatAAGTCCTAGCTAGTAGTGTATAATTACAATTGCGCCTTCACTACCTAGTTAATTGTGTATGCATGTGTTGCATTTCCAAAGTTTCAATTGGCTAGCAAATTGTGTAATtcagattttgagttttgtatatTACTATATTTGGTCTATGAAGTTTAAATTAATCATCAAGGGTGTTCAAGACAAACTATATTTTCGTTTGGCTTGACACAAACCAAATTTGTTTATGAGCGATCAAAAAATAATCCTAGTCGGCTATCTTATTTATGTAGATATCTAGTAGCTATCTATCGAAATTGAAACCAAGTCGGTTTTTCGAATATACTTTTTGCTATTTTGTATGTGTCTAACTCATAGGAGATCAAATTGGACATTTCTTACTACTGAGCTAATAATCAGtggttggaaaagaaaaaaacaactccATTCAATTGTATGATCCTAAGATAGGATATCAATATATAAAGAATTATAAGAattaccaattaaaaaaaatgggtgaTCCGATAAAAAGACTTACTAGTAAGATCCCAAGGATCGAACTTATAGATATCGATCTGTTTAATAAGTTCGAGTTTGATGGGTTTGTTCTCTACTTTTCTTCGaagataaaaccctaaaagctcTTCGTCCGTCGGATGAAATCTGAATCCAGGAAGTGgtgctccttcttcttcttctttttcatgaTCCCTATCTAAGTTACCTTCGCCACTCATCTTCACTACATCGGCCTCTCTGTAACACCAATCAAGTCTCTCTGTATGAAAAGTTCTTTATgcatatatgt
The sequence above is drawn from the Camelina sativa cultivar DH55 chromosome 4, Cs, whole genome shotgun sequence genome and encodes:
- the LOC104782810 gene encoding transcription factor JUNGBRUNNEN 1 — encoded protein: MSGEGNLDRDHEKEEEEGAPLPGFRFHPTDEELLGFYLRRKVENKPIKLELIKQIDIYKFDPWDLTRVSSAGEKEWYFFCMRGRKYRNSVRPNRVTGSGFWKATGIDKPVYSKLDCVGLKKSLVYYLGSAGKGTKTDWMMHEFRLPSTTKTDSPAQQAEVWTLCRIFKRVTSHRNPTIVPPNRKPVITLTDTCSKTSSLDSDHTSHRVVDSLSHEPPLQPHNHPYWNQHTVAFNQPAYTSCNDNNLLSFWNVNGGDFIGDSASWDELRSVIDGNTKP